One Solanum pennellii chromosome 9, SPENNV200 DNA segment encodes these proteins:
- the LOC107031363 gene encoding 5-oxoprolinase, protein MGSQSEAKLKFCIDRGGTFTDVYADIPGKPEGRVMKLLSVDPSNYDDAPVEGIRRILEEFTGKKIPRSSKLPTDKIEWVRMGTTVATNALLERKGERIALCVTRGFRDLLQIGNQARPHIFDLTVSKPSNLYEEVVEVDERVELVLDKEGVDLNSSPSLVQGISGELVRVVKPLDEEALKPLLNALLQKGISCLAVVLLHSYTYPDHEILLEKLALSLGFRHVSISSALTPMVRAVPRGFTASVDAYLTPVIKEYLSGFMSKFDEGQGKLNVLFMQSDGGLAPENRFSGHKAILSGPAGGVVGYSQTLFGIETDKALIGFDMGGTSTDVSRYAGSYEQVIETQVAGAIIQAPQLDVNTVAAGGGSKLKFQFGSFRVGPDSVGAHPGPVCYRKGGQLAVTDANLILGYVIPEFFPSIFGPNEDQPLDIDATREEFEKLARQINSYRKSQDSSARDMTVEEIAQGFVNVANETMCRPIRQLTEMKGHETSNHALACFGGAGPQHSCAIARSLGMKEVLIHRLCGILSAYGMGLADVVEEAQEPYSAVYGPDSVIEACRRETILLKQVKSKLHEQGFAEASITSETYLNLRYEGTDTAIMVKRPINDDGSGGDYAAEFVKLFQREYGFKLQNRSIVICDVRVRGVGVTNILKPRALDSALGAPKIESHYKVYFESGWNDTPLFKLENLAYGHVIPGPAIIMNGNSTVIVEPNCKAIVTKYGNIKIEIESTSSTAKVDEKVADVVQLSIFNNRFMGIAEQMGRTLQRTSISTNIKERLDFSCALFGPDGGLVANAPHVPVHLGAMSSTVRWQLKYWGDKLNEGDVLVTNHPSAGGSHLPDITVITPVFNKGRLIFFVASRGHHAEIGGITPGSMPPFSKFIWEEGAAIKTFKLVEKGIFQEEGITKLLCYPSSEESTHKIPGSRRLQDNLSDLHAQVAANQRGITLINELIEQYGLETVQAYMNHVQANAEEAVREMLKSVAGRVSSESKRSGEGDLVTIEEEDYMDDGSSIHLKLTIDSRKGEAFFDFSGTSTEVYGNWNAPEAVTAAAVIYCVRCLVNVDIPLNQGCLAPVKIYIPPGSFLSPSDKAAVVGGNVLTSQRVTDVVLTAFQACACSQGCMNNLTFGDDTFGYYETIGGGSGAGPTWDGTSAVQCHMTNTRMTDPEIFEQRYPVILHKFGIRENSGGAGQHKGGDGIIREIEFKRPVIVSILSERRVHAPRGLMGGANGARGANFLITKDKRKVYVGGKNTIQVQAGEILQILTPGGGGWGSI, encoded by the coding sequence ATGGGTAGTCAAAGTGAAGCCAAACTCAAATTTTGTATAGACAGAGGGGGCACTTTTACTGATGTCTATGCAGACATTCCTGGTAAACCCGAAGGCCGAGTCATGAAGTTGTTGTCAGTTGATCCTTCTAATTATGATGATGCTCCAGTTGAAGGAATAAGGAGGATTTTGGAGGAATTTACTGGAAAGAAAATTCCCCGTAGTTCAAAGCTTCCTACCGATAAGATAGAATGGGTGAGGATGGGTACAACTGTGGCAACAAATGCATTGTTGGAGAGGAAGGGGGAGAGAATTGCACTGTGTGTCACTCGAGGCTTCAGGGATTTGCTCCAGATTGGTAACCAGGCTCGTCCACATATATTTGACCTCACTGTATCAAAACCATCAAATCTGTATGAGGAGGTTGTAGAGGTTGATGAGAGAGTTGAGCTGGTTCTTGATAAGGAGGGAGTAGATTTGAACTCTTCTCCATCACTTGTTCAAGGTATTTCGGGCGAGCTTGTCAGGGTTGTAAAGCCACTTGATGAGGAAGCTCTGAAACCGTTACTGAATGCTTTGCTGCAAAAGGGTATTAGTTGCTTAGCTGTGGTCTTGCTTCACTCTTATACTTACCCAGATCATGAGATACTTCTGGAAAAGTTAGCGCTTAGTTTGGGCTTCCGGCATGTATCTATATCATCTGCTTTAACTCCTATGGTTCGAGCTGTTCCTCGAGGTTTTACAGCAAGTGTAGATGCATATTTGACTCCCGTTATTAAAGAATACTTGTCAGGTTTTATGTCCAAATTTGATGAAGGACAAGGGAAGTTGAATGTTTTATTCATGCAGTCGGATGGAGGGCTTGCACCAGAAAATAGATTTTCTGGCCACAAAGCAATTTTGTCAGGTCCTGCTGGTGGTGTAGTTGGTTACTCTCAGACACTCTTCGGGATTGAAACAGACAAGGCCCTAATCGGTTTTGACATGGGTGGTACCTCCACTGATGTTAGCCGATATGCTGGTAGCTATGAACAAGTTATAGAAACCCAGGTTGCTGGTGCAATAATTCAAGCACCTCAACTCGATGTAAACACAGTCGCTGCTGGTGGTggatcaaagttaaaatttcagTTTGGTTCTTTCCGGGTGGGACCAGATTCAGTGGGTGCACATCCAGGACCAGTTTGTTACCGGAAAGGAGGGCAGCTAGCAGTTACAGATGCAAATCTTATTTTAGGTTATGTCATTCCTGAATTTTTCCCTTCCATTTTTGGTCCCAATGAAGACCAGCCATTAGATATTGATGCTACCAGGGAAGAGTTTGAAAAACTTGCAAGGCAAATCAATTCCTACAGAAAGAGCCAGGATTCATCTGCGAGGGACATGACAGTTGAGGAGATTGCACAAGGCTTTGTGAATGTTGCCAATGAGACCATGTGTCGTCCAATACGACAGTTGACAGAAATGAAGGGACATGAAACAAGCAACCATGCGCTTGCTTGCTTTGGAGGTGCAGGTCCTCAACATTCCTGTGCCATTGCTAGATCACTTGGAATGAAGGAGGTTCTTATTCACAGGTTATGTGGAATCTTAAGTGCATATGGTATGGGGTTAGCTGATGTGGTAGAAGAGGCACAAGAGCCATATTCAGCTGTTTATGGTCCTGATTCTGTGATTGAAGCCTGTCGCAGAGAAACTATCTTGCTGAAGCAGGTGAAGTCAAAGCTGCATGAGCAAGGGTTCGCAGAAGCAAGTATCACCAGTGAAACATACTTAAACTTAAGGTACGAGGGAACAGACACCGCAATCATGGTAAAGAGACCAATCAATGATGATGGATCAGGAGGTGATTATGCTGCTGAATTTGTCAAGTTGTTCCAACGGGAATATGGATTTAAACTTCAAAACAGGAGTATAGTTATATGTGATGTTAGGGTTCGCGGTGTTGGAGTCACTAACATATTGAAGCCTCGAGCCCTAGATTCTGCCCTTGGTGCCCCTAAAATTGAAAGTCACTACAAGGTATACTTTGAGAGTGGATGGAATGACACTCCTTTGTTCAAGCTTGAAAATTTGGCATATGGGCATGTTATTCCTGGCCCAGCAATTATCATGAATGGAAATAGTACTGTCATTGTTGAACCTAACTGCAAGGCCATTGTTACTAAATATGGCAACATTAAAATAGAGATAGAGTCGACTTCCAGTACGGCGAAGGTAGATGAAAAAGTTGCAGATGTTGTACAGCTGTCAATTTTCAACAACCGGTTTATGGGAATAGCTGAACAGATGGGGCGCACCTTGCAGAGGACTTCTATATCAACAAATATTAAAGAGCGGCTAGACTTTTCTTGTGCACTTTTTGGCCCTGATGGTGGGCTTGTGGCAAATGCACCCCATGTTCCTGTTCATTTGGGGGCTATGTCGAGCACCGTTCGATGGCAACTGAAGTACTGGGGTGATAAACTAAATGAGGGAGATGTTTTAGTCACCAATCATCCTTCTGCTGGTGGTAGCCACTTGCCTGATATAACTGTTATTACACCTGTTTTTAACAAAGGTAGATTGATATTCTTTGTCGCAAGTAGAGGGCATCATGCAGAGATTGGAGGTATTACTCCTGGAAGTATGCCACCTTTCTCAAAGTTCATATGGGAGGAAGGAGCAGCAATAAAAACATTCAAGCTTGTTGAGAAGGGCATTTTTCAGGAAGAAGGAATCACCAAGCTTCTTTGTTACCCCAGTTCTGAAGAATCAACTCATAAGATTCCCGGATCGCGCAGGCTTCAGGACAATTTATCTGACCTTCACGCACAAGTAGCTGCAAATCAGAGAGGAATTACCCTTATTAATGAGCTTATTGAGCAATACGGTCTGGAAACTGTACAGGCATACATGAATCATGTGCAGGCTAATGCTGAAGAAGCAGTGAGAGAAATGCTTAAATCTGTTGCTGGGAGAGTTTCCTCCGAATCAAAAAGGTCTGGAGAGGGTGACTTAGTGACTATCGAAGAGGAAGATTACATGGATGACGGGTCTTCCATACACTTAAAGCTTACAATAGATTCTCGGAAGGGTGAAGCATTTTTTGATTTCTCCGGGACCAGCACAGAGGTTTATGGTAATTGGAACGCTCCAGAAGCAGTAACAGCTGCTGCAGTTATTTACTGTGTACGCTGTTTAGTGAATGTTGATATTCCTCTCAATCAAGGTTGCTTGGCTCCTGTAAAGATATATATACCTCCTGGTTCATTTCTCTCTCCGAGTGACAAGGCTGCTGTTGTGGGTGGTAATGTTCTTACATCACAAAGGGTCACCGATGTCGTTCTCACTGCATTCCAAGCTTGTGCTTGTTCACAGGGTTGCATGAATAATCTAACCTTTGGTGATGACACTTTTGGTTACTACGAAACAATTGGAGGCGGAAGTGGGGCTGGACCTACCTGGGATGGGACGAGTGCAGTCCAGTGCCATATGACCAACACTCGCATGACAGATCCAGAGATCTTTGAGCAAAGATACCCAGTTATATTGCATAAGTTTGGAATAAGAGAGAATAGTGGTGGTGCTGGACAACATAAAGGAGGTGATGGCATTATCAGGGAGATAGAATTCAAGCGGCCAGTCATCGTCAGTATCCTTTCAGAAAGACGTGTGCATGCCCCGAGGGGGCTTATGGGTGGAGCAAATGGAGCTCGCGGTGCTAATTTCCTCATCACCAAAGATAAAAGGAAGGTATATGTTGGTGGTAAAAACACAATTCAGGTACAGGCTGGGGAAATACTTCAGATTCTTACCCCAGGAGGTGGTGGCTGGGGTTCAATATGA
- the LOC107031201 gene encoding dolichyl-diphosphooligosaccharide--protein glycosyltransferase subunit 4A: MIDDQDLGFFANFLGIFIFVLVVAYHYVMADPKYEGN, encoded by the coding sequence ATGATTGACGACCAGGACCTGGGTTTCTTTGCCAACTTTCTTGGTATCTTTATTTTTGTGCTGGTGGTCGCTTACCATTATGTGATGGCAGATCCCAAATACGAAGGCAATTGA
- the LOC107031200 gene encoding uncharacterized protein LOC107031200 produces MPTTMVAKRARAMWWMRLHSSIRTVLACIIVGCVTLYSPPSLAKQLAFPSFSYVTSIFIVSDATLGHALRGCWHACLATLQTMPLSMLGLWIHNYVATDDYSPEVAALMVAVSAFLVALPESTDLMCKRIAFGQLVIVYVDAVIHGLYVNSPMMHPLRIAFSTLLGVVASIIALLLPYPWLAYHEVKKLYQIYAESATGRINLYLKAIHTQDDQITKELIYQTKPFTDTGTKLLQTIKFLEEGLKWEKPWLRYLNHNFTDPGLGLQNMDISMKGMELAITCCPIFPTRMIDKELFKVTHHAMMFLGQIMGQDRSFLPHNSVTEGDFEKEYSSRHSNEPVLPTKQDQAALFFLSCFRMCTSDSDTITTINEGLRATTESSSSSSSSSSNASSNRSCCRRICIDRTMPIINERMVVFAFKCSFSLGLAVLLGLLFNTENGYWSGLTIALSFVTRKQAIFTEANARAQGTAIGSVYGVLACTIFQKVAQIRFLSLLPWIIFTTFLRHSRMFTQAGGTAAVIGSLLILGRKSYGPPSVFAIYRLTEAFIGLACFVVVELILQPTSSATLVKKHLYLIQGTLKECSKHMVVDSRQKGLMEKQRNLKSQVQDLEKFIKDAVLEPRFWFIPFPISCYQKLQMSLSKMADVLFFMSCDIEFLSQAFDRYYPDKRELQQYINNNLQQFNDALSSSVSSFEKTISIRLLKTSQIQPEQNILNDLEEGNSSCPRGDVMCYRNDEEMEMILSSFLQNSNEVRGKVRDIAGIELRGTIVGCLCSLEFCMSFLEREVRDIDNAIKELVKWEDPLGEPICS; encoded by the exons ATGCCAACCACCATGGTGGCAAAACGAGCTCGCGCCATGTGGTGGATGAGGCTACACTCATCTATTCGAACCGTCTTAGCATGCATTATAGTAGGGTGTGTCACCCTCTATAGTCCACCTTCTCTTGCGAAGCAACTAGCATTTCCTTCTTTTTCCTACGTGACGTCGATATTCATAGTATCCGACGCCACGTTAGGCCATGCCCTAAGGGGATGTTGGCATGCATGTCTTGCCACACTTCAAACCATGCCACTTTCCATGCTAGGCCTATGGATCCACAATTATGTCGCCACCGATGACTACTCGCCCGAGGTAGCCGCCCTCATGGTGGCGGTGAGCGCGTTTTTGGTGGCGTTGCCGGAGAGTACCGACTTAATGTGCAAGAGAATTGCCTTTGGACAACTTGTTATAGTGTATGTTGATGCTGTTATTCATGGACTTTATGTCAATTCTCCTATGATGCACCCTCTTAGAATTGCTTTTAGCACTTTACTTGGAGTTGTGGCTTCTATCATAGCTTTGTTGCTACCCTATCCTTGGCTAGCTTATCATgag GTGAAAAAATTATACCAAATTTATGCAGAAAGTGCAACAGGaagaataaatttatatttgaaagcCATTCATACTCAAGATGATCAAATAACCAAGGAGCTAATTTATCAAACAAAGCCCTTTACTGATACAGGAACTAAGCTTCTTCAAACTATCAAATTCTTGGAG GAAGGTTTGAAATGGGAGAAACCTTGGTTGAGATACTTGAATCATAATTTCACAGATCCAGGACTTGGTTTACAAAACATGGATATTTCAATGAAAGGAATGGAATTGGCTATAACTTGTTGCCCAATTTTTCCTACAAGAATGATAGATAAAGAGCTTTTTAAAGTCACACATCATGCAATGATGTTCCTTGGTCAAATAATGGGGCAAGATAGATCATTTTTACCACATAATTCAGTAACAGAAGGGGACTTTGAGAAGGAGTACTCTTCTAGGCATTCTAATGAACCAGTCTTACCAACAAAACAAGATCAAGCAGCCCTTTTCTTCTTATCTTGTTTCAGAATGTGCACGAGTGACTCTGACACGATCACAACTATAAACGAAGGACTCAGAGCCACAACAGagagtagtagtagtagtagtagtagtagtagtaatgcTAGTAGTAACAGGTCATGTTGCAGACGAATCTGCATTGATAGGACTATGCCTATAATCAATGAGAGAATGGTGGTATTCGCGTTCAAGTGTTCATTTTCATTAGGGCTCGCTGTGTTGCTCGGTCTGCTATTTAATACTGAAAATGGTTACTGGTCAGGCCTCACAATAGCCCTCAGTTTTGTTACAAGGAAACAGGCAATTTTCACAGAAGCAAATGCAAGAGCACAAGGAACAGCTATAGGATCAGTTTATGGTGTACTTGCCTGtactatttttcaaaaagtcGCGCAAATAAGGTTCTTATCTCTTCTCCCTTGGATAATTTTCACCACATTTTTAAGGCATAGTAGGATGTTCACTCAAGCAGGGGGAACAGCAGCAGTGATAGGTTCACTACTGATTTTAGGGAGAAAAAGTTATGGTCCACCTAGTGTATTCGCAATTTACAGACTCACCGAGGCCTTCATTGGACTAGCTTGCTTCGTCGTTGTTGAACTTATCCTGCAGCCAACAAGTTCAGCAACTTTAGTCAAGAAACATCTATATCTAATCCAAGGAACACTCAAAGAATGCAGTAAACACATGGTAGTTGATTCAAGACAAAAGGGGTTAATGGAGAAGCAAAGGAATCTGAAATCTCAAGTTCAAGACTTGGAAAAATTCATTAAAGATGCAGTCTTGGAACCTAGATTCTGGTTTATTCCTTTTCCAATTTCTTGCTACCAAAAGCTCCAAATGTCTTTGTCAAAGATGGCAGATGTTCTGTTCTTCATGTCCTGTGATATCGAATTCCTGTCTCAAGCGTTCGATAGGTATTATCCTGATAAAAGGGAGCTTCAACAATACATAAACAACAACTTACAGCAGTTTAATGATGCTTTAAGCTCTTCAGTGAGCTCCTTTGAGAAAACCATTTCTATCAGACTGTTAAAAACTTCTCAAATACAGCCAGAGCAGAATATATTGAATGATCTTGAAGAAGGGAATTCGTCGTGTCCAAGGGGGGATGTCATGTGCTATAGAAACGACGAAGAGATGGAGATGATTCTGAGTTCTTTTCTTCAGAACTCAAACGAGGTTCGTGGTAAAGTGAGGGACATTGCAGGTATAGAGCTTAGAGGAACGATTGTCGGTTGTTTGTGTTCTTTAGAGTTTTGCATGAGCTTTTTGGAGAGGGAAGTAAGAGACATCGACAACGCGATAAAAGAATTGGTCAAGTGGGAAGATCCTTTGGGTGAACCAATTTGTTCATAA